Proteins encoded by one window of Myxococcus fulvus:
- a CDS encoding TerB N-terminal domain-containing protein: protein MVVLGLGAWGGIVWLNKVNARWKAAQQARSGVAPTSVPAPAASSPASSTIALRFENVSAPRLSPGLRVRIADEPRAVTKSSAEPLELSVLSASVPPPKPVASTPMVEVVQRVAPARSVEPTSAPGPTLWPPTPQKTEWIAPGQSIEVAGYMLKDGMVYVGSRLRAVKLPSSEPALINPKLEVASRPNRGGQGLRYWPSYSDLSPSARAGYLAWLAGGRRQPGIDIGYVFLFFYGLERRVLHDLGTEPEALAEARLIEGEVHGLLEVYSENSSFAGYASAFLDILRVHRAGEDGLLKESPDFASRSAGSASFDVRMAAGTAATRGLPLPADWALVWAVETHVTRPRTPAIRCPAEFQALFRARYQRDHGAGIVPRALKGKVEARYNPASASFGGEVRLASTSINEASETSLKPVRALIEECCESLESYSRWVGKNPDARNSMSALALLPPELAASIDGGSDVQALRALLRQSLGNNPSAPVPATELLKHWPTTTLGKLTKAEAVGLAQALEKLGHGMEPDPRMGGAVLFSDESAWLFLLPSDSPSAPSASYLSALAMLHLAAAVATADGTVSTDEIHRMEALVEAAQGLLPSEKVRLRAHVSWLLARPASSAGHKKRVEALTPEARTSLGNLLVEVAVADGNVSPEELKTLSRLYAMLGLDENSVYSRVHAATASRPATEPVSMRLAGAPEQGFAIPAPPPEKGERVALDMRSVQAKLAETAAVSSLLGSIFADEEPTPPAPQPTPAVTEAGIAGLDALHTSLLRALVAKPEWPRAEVEKLASGLGLLPDGALDVINDAAFEVCGEPILEGDETLQLNEQAVKEMMP, encoded by the coding sequence ATGGTCGTCCTCGGGCTGGGCGCGTGGGGTGGCATTGTCTGGCTCAACAAGGTCAATGCCCGCTGGAAGGCCGCGCAGCAGGCGCGGTCCGGCGTCGCGCCCACTTCCGTCCCTGCTCCAGCGGCGTCCTCGCCTGCTTCGTCCACCATCGCCCTGCGCTTCGAGAACGTGAGCGCGCCCCGGCTCTCGCCTGGGCTCAGGGTGCGTATCGCGGATGAGCCACGCGCCGTGACGAAGAGCTCCGCCGAGCCGCTCGAGCTCAGCGTGCTCTCGGCTTCCGTACCGCCTCCGAAGCCCGTCGCGTCCACGCCCATGGTCGAGGTCGTGCAACGCGTCGCCCCTGCCCGGTCCGTTGAGCCAACGTCCGCGCCCGGTCCCACGTTGTGGCCTCCCACTCCGCAGAAGACGGAGTGGATTGCTCCAGGCCAGTCCATCGAGGTCGCCGGGTACATGCTCAAGGACGGCATGGTCTACGTGGGCTCGCGGCTGCGCGCGGTGAAGCTCCCGAGCAGCGAACCCGCCCTCATCAACCCCAAGCTCGAGGTCGCGTCCCGCCCCAACCGCGGTGGACAGGGCTTGCGGTACTGGCCCTCATACTCGGACCTCTCGCCCTCGGCCCGCGCGGGATACCTCGCATGGCTCGCGGGTGGACGGCGTCAGCCTGGAATCGATATCGGCTACGTCTTCCTGTTCTTCTACGGGCTGGAACGGCGCGTGCTCCACGACCTGGGCACCGAGCCCGAAGCGCTGGCTGAAGCGCGTCTCATCGAAGGCGAAGTCCACGGACTCCTCGAGGTCTACAGCGAGAACAGCTCCTTCGCCGGCTATGCCTCGGCCTTCCTCGACATCCTGCGCGTGCACCGCGCCGGCGAGGATGGATTGCTGAAGGAGTCTCCCGACTTCGCCTCGCGAAGCGCTGGCTCCGCCTCGTTCGACGTGCGCATGGCCGCGGGCACCGCCGCCACCCGCGGGCTTCCGCTCCCCGCGGACTGGGCCCTCGTCTGGGCCGTGGAGACCCATGTCACCCGGCCGCGAACCCCCGCCATCCGCTGTCCCGCGGAGTTCCAGGCGCTCTTCCGCGCGCGCTACCAGCGCGACCACGGCGCGGGCATCGTCCCTCGCGCCCTGAAGGGAAAGGTGGAGGCCCGCTACAACCCCGCGAGCGCCTCCTTCGGTGGCGAGGTGCGACTGGCGTCGACCTCCATCAACGAGGCCTCCGAGACCTCCCTCAAGCCCGTGCGCGCGCTCATCGAGGAGTGCTGCGAGTCGCTCGAGTCCTACAGTCGCTGGGTGGGCAAGAACCCCGACGCACGCAACAGCATGAGCGCCCTGGCGCTGCTTCCTCCCGAGCTCGCCGCTTCCATCGACGGAGGCTCGGACGTGCAGGCACTCCGCGCGCTGCTGCGCCAATCCCTCGGGAACAACCCCTCCGCTCCCGTGCCCGCGACGGAGCTCCTGAAGCACTGGCCCACCACGACCCTCGGCAAGCTCACAAAAGCCGAGGCCGTGGGCCTGGCCCAGGCCCTGGAGAAGCTGGGCCACGGCATGGAGCCCGACCCTCGCATGGGCGGCGCCGTGCTCTTCTCCGATGAGTCCGCGTGGCTCTTCCTCCTGCCCTCCGATTCACCGAGCGCCCCTTCCGCGAGCTACCTGTCCGCGCTCGCCATGCTCCACCTCGCCGCCGCGGTGGCCACCGCCGATGGCACCGTCTCCACGGATGAAATCCACCGCATGGAGGCCCTCGTCGAGGCCGCGCAGGGACTGCTCCCTTCCGAGAAGGTCCGGCTCCGGGCCCACGTGTCCTGGCTGCTCGCGCGCCCCGCCTCCAGCGCGGGCCACAAGAAGCGCGTGGAGGCGCTGACGCCCGAGGCCCGCACGTCGCTCGGCAACCTCCTGGTCGAGGTCGCCGTGGCCGACGGCAACGTGTCACCCGAGGAGCTCAAGACCCTGTCGAGGCTCTACGCCATGCTGGGGCTCGACGAGAACAGCGTCTACTCGCGCGTCCACGCCGCCACCGCGTCTCGCCCCGCGACCGAGCCCGTCTCCATGCGACTGGCGGGCGCACCCGAGCAGGGCTTCGCCATCCCCGCGCCACCTCCCGAGAAGGGCGAGCGGGTGGCGCTCGACATGCGCAGCGTCCAGGCGAAGCTCGCGGAGACCGCCGCCGTCTCCAGCCTCCTGGGGAGCATCTTCGCGGACGAAGAGCCCACCCCTCCCGCGCCCCAGCCGACACCGGCCGTGACGGAGGCGGGCATCGCGGGCCTCGATGCCCTCCACACTTCACTCCTGCGCGCGCTCGTCGCGAAGCCCGAGTGGCCTCGCGCGGAGGTGGAGAAGCTGGCCAGCGGGCTCGGCCTGCTCCCCGACGGCGCGCTGGATGTCATCAACGACGCGGCGTTCGAGGTGTGCGGCGAGCCCATCCTCGAGGGCGACGAAACCCTTCAGCTCAATGAACAGGCGGTCAAGGAGATGATGCCATGA
- a CDS encoding ATP-binding protein, whose protein sequence is MTDATPQGRIRPKDRDAIVQSLRAGVVPRVGQQHIQVGRAEEVRALVRDVERIAEGGSAIRFVIGEYGSGKTFFLNLIRSIALEKRLVTLHADLNPDRRLHATDGKARSLYAELMRNLATRARPEGGALASVVERFVSSALTDAKSRELNPEVVIREKLAALSELVGGYDFAEVIAAYWRGHDTGNEVLKADAVKWLRGEFSTRTDARKALGVRSIIDDADVYDQLKLLARFVRLSGYDGLMVCLDELVNLYKMANTKARASNYEQILRILNDCLQGSAEGLGFILGGTPEFLMDTRRGLYSYEALQSRLAQNTFAVGHLVDYSSPVLRLANLTPEDLYVLLTKLRHVYSAGDASAQRLPDEGLHGFMTHCSERIGEAYFRTPRSTVTAFINLLAVLEQNPGADWKELLGGVELAADINPDLAPLSETEAGAPAAGADDELASFKL, encoded by the coding sequence ATGACGGACGCGACGCCCCAGGGACGCATCAGGCCGAAGGACCGGGACGCCATCGTCCAGTCGCTGCGCGCGGGCGTCGTGCCTCGCGTGGGACAGCAGCACATCCAGGTGGGCCGGGCCGAGGAGGTCCGCGCCCTGGTCCGCGACGTGGAGCGCATCGCCGAGGGCGGCAGCGCCATCCGCTTCGTCATCGGCGAGTACGGCTCCGGCAAGACGTTCTTCCTCAACCTCATCCGCTCCATCGCCCTGGAGAAGCGGCTGGTCACCCTGCACGCGGACCTCAACCCCGACCGACGCCTGCACGCGACGGATGGCAAGGCCCGCAGCCTCTACGCGGAGCTGATGCGCAACCTGGCCACCCGGGCCCGTCCCGAGGGCGGCGCGCTCGCCAGCGTCGTGGAGCGCTTCGTCTCCAGCGCCCTCACCGACGCCAAGAGCCGCGAGCTGAACCCCGAGGTCGTCATCCGCGAGAAGCTCGCCGCGCTGTCGGAGCTGGTCGGCGGCTACGACTTCGCGGAGGTCATCGCCGCCTACTGGCGCGGCCATGACACGGGCAACGAGGTGCTCAAGGCCGACGCCGTGAAGTGGCTGCGCGGCGAGTTCTCCACGCGCACCGATGCCCGCAAGGCGCTCGGCGTGCGCTCCATCATCGACGACGCGGATGTCTACGACCAGCTCAAGCTCCTGGCGCGCTTCGTCCGCCTGTCCGGCTACGACGGGTTGATGGTGTGTCTGGATGAGCTGGTCAATCTCTACAAGATGGCCAACACCAAGGCCCGCGCGTCCAACTACGAGCAGATATTGCGCATCCTCAATGACTGTCTCCAGGGCAGCGCCGAGGGCCTGGGCTTCATCCTGGGAGGAACGCCCGAGTTCCTCATGGACACCCGGCGCGGCCTCTACAGCTACGAGGCCCTCCAGTCGCGCCTCGCCCAGAACACCTTCGCCGTGGGCCACCTGGTCGACTACAGCTCCCCGGTCCTCCGGCTGGCCAACCTCACGCCCGAGGACCTCTACGTCCTGCTCACCAAGCTGCGGCACGTCTACTCCGCGGGAGACGCGTCCGCGCAACGACTGCCCGACGAGGGACTCCACGGCTTCATGACCCACTGCTCGGAGCGCATCGGCGAGGCGTACTTCCGCACGCCCCGCAGCACCGTGACGGCGTTCATCAACCTGCTGGCCGTGCTCGAACAGAACCCGGGCGCGGATTGGAAGGAGCTGCTCGGCGGCGTGGAGCTCGCCGCGGACATCAATCCCGACCTGGCGCCCCTGAGCGAAACGGAGGCGGGCGCCCCCGCGGCCGGAGCGGACGATGAGCTCGCATCCTTCAAGCTCTGA
- a CDS encoding DEAD/DEAH box helicase: MSSHPSSSDPSGAASSAFHRLHPQVRRWVWTQGWKELRGIQEAAIVPILKGTQDVILSASTASGKTEAAFLPICSRLAEDAGGSVRAIYVGPLKALINDQFERLDGLCEGLHIPVHRWHGDVSQGHKARLLQSPAGILLITPESLEALFIRQGSALAGLFSGLEHIVIDELHAFIGTERGCQLQSLLHRVELSLRRTVPRVGLSATLGDMSLAAEFLRPGAGAKVRLCNSDSGGGELLLQLRGYRKRAPDMRTEEDEEPSDDLPEDEHDVGAHLFKTLRGTHNLVFANSRANVELYADLLRRMCEDARLPNEFFPHHGNLSKELREEAEAALKAKQRPVSLVCTTTLEMGIDVGSVQSIAQVGVPPSVSSLRQRLGRSGRKGGPSVLRLYLQEAELTKTSPLSDQLRVRLVQSVAMLELLLTNWFEPPASGAFHFSTLVQQLLSLIAQHGGVKAGEAFLALCHEGPFARVSREDFVRFLRGLGQRELLSQSSDGTLLLGRVGERLVNHYSFYAAFASVEEFRLVAGGRTLGTMPIDQPLFVGTYLIFGGRRWRVLAVQGDEKVVELEPAPAGRVPVFEPTGVGRVHDRVREQMRAIYAGDGLPRYLDARALELLAEARATFQRWRLNERSIVASGMEVHVFPWAGDAVVHTLALALQARGLSVQTLGPVLSVAGQQADVEGALRALVAEGPPRAESLTRHVVNMALEKHDGFVPEDLLARDYAARYLDAEGAWRVARQVLQ; this comes from the coding sequence ATGAGCTCGCATCCTTCAAGCTCTGACCCGAGCGGCGCCGCGTCGAGCGCCTTCCACCGACTGCACCCCCAGGTGCGGCGCTGGGTGTGGACCCAGGGGTGGAAGGAGCTGCGCGGCATCCAGGAGGCCGCCATCGTCCCCATCCTCAAGGGGACCCAGGACGTCATCCTCTCCGCGTCGACGGCGAGCGGGAAGACGGAGGCCGCCTTCCTCCCCATCTGCAGCCGACTGGCGGAGGACGCCGGCGGCAGCGTGCGCGCCATCTACGTCGGTCCCCTCAAGGCGCTCATCAACGACCAGTTCGAGCGACTCGACGGGCTCTGCGAGGGGCTGCACATCCCCGTGCACCGGTGGCACGGCGATGTGTCCCAGGGCCACAAGGCCCGGCTGCTCCAGTCCCCCGCGGGCATCCTCCTCATCACCCCCGAGTCACTCGAGGCGCTCTTCATCCGACAGGGCTCCGCGCTCGCCGGCCTGTTCTCCGGACTGGAGCACATCGTCATCGACGAGCTGCATGCCTTCATCGGCACCGAACGGGGCTGTCAGCTCCAGTCGCTCCTGCACCGTGTCGAGCTGAGCCTGCGTCGCACCGTGCCTCGCGTGGGCCTCAGCGCCACCCTGGGCGACATGTCGCTGGCCGCGGAGTTCCTCCGTCCCGGCGCGGGCGCGAAGGTCCGGCTGTGCAACTCCGACTCGGGCGGCGGCGAGCTGCTCCTCCAGCTCCGGGGCTATCGCAAGCGCGCGCCCGACATGCGCACGGAAGAAGACGAGGAGCCCTCGGACGACCTGCCCGAGGACGAGCACGACGTGGGGGCGCACCTCTTCAAGACGCTGCGCGGGACACACAACCTGGTGTTCGCCAACAGCCGCGCGAACGTCGAGCTGTACGCGGACCTCCTGCGTCGCATGTGTGAAGACGCGCGGCTGCCCAACGAGTTCTTCCCGCACCACGGCAACCTGTCCAAGGAGCTGCGCGAGGAGGCGGAGGCCGCGCTCAAGGCGAAGCAGCGCCCCGTGAGCCTCGTGTGCACGACGACGCTGGAGATGGGCATCGACGTGGGCTCCGTGCAGAGCATCGCGCAGGTGGGCGTGCCTCCCTCGGTGTCCAGCCTCCGTCAGCGATTGGGACGCAGCGGACGCAAGGGCGGCCCCTCCGTGCTCCGGCTGTATCTCCAAGAAGCCGAGCTGACGAAAACCAGTCCCCTGTCGGACCAGCTCCGGGTGCGGCTGGTCCAGTCGGTGGCGATGCTGGAGCTGCTGCTGACGAACTGGTTCGAGCCCCCCGCCTCGGGCGCCTTCCACTTCTCCACGCTGGTGCAGCAGTTGCTCTCGCTCATCGCCCAGCACGGCGGCGTCAAGGCGGGCGAGGCCTTCCTGGCGCTGTGCCACGAAGGTCCCTTCGCACGGGTGTCACGCGAGGACTTCGTGCGCTTCCTGCGCGGGCTGGGGCAGCGGGAGCTGCTCTCGCAGTCCTCGGATGGGACGCTGCTGTTGGGCCGCGTGGGTGAGCGGCTCGTCAACCACTACAGCTTCTATGCGGCCTTCGCCTCGGTGGAGGAGTTCCGGTTGGTGGCCGGGGGCCGCACGCTGGGCACGATGCCCATCGACCAGCCGCTCTTCGTCGGCACGTACCTCATCTTCGGTGGACGACGGTGGCGCGTGCTCGCGGTGCAGGGCGACGAGAAGGTCGTGGAGCTGGAGCCCGCGCCCGCCGGACGCGTGCCCGTCTTCGAGCCCACCGGCGTCGGCCGCGTGCATGACCGCGTCCGGGAGCAGATGCGCGCCATCTATGCCGGGGATGGGCTGCCTCGCTATCTGGATGCGCGGGCGCTGGAGCTGCTCGCGGAGGCTCGGGCGACGTTCCAGCGATGGCGGCTCAACGAGCGCTCCATCGTGGCCTCGGGGATGGAGGTCCATGTCTTCCCGTGGGCCGGTGACGCGGTGGTGCACACGCTGGCGCTCGCGCTCCAGGCCCGTGGGTTGTCGGTGCAGACGCTGGGGCCCGTGTTGAGCGTGGCGGGACAGCAGGCCGACGTGGAGGGCGCCCTGCGTGCGCTCGTGGCGGAGGGTCCACCTCGGGCCGAGTCCCTCACGCGCCACGTGGTGAACATGGCGCTCGAGAAACATGACGGTTTCGTGCCGGAGGACCTGCTCGCTCGCGACTACGCCGCTCGGTACCTGGATGCCGAGGGCGCGTGGCGTGTCGCCCGGCAGGTGTTGCAGTGA